From the genome of Lotus japonicus ecotype B-129 chromosome 6, LjGifu_v1.2, one region includes:
- the LOC130726147 gene encoding fatty acid desaturase 4, chloroplastic-like: MSSLAQHKHLPSLHHQVCKRQLLLHPVRVYCSSSNSTTTTAAATTNPKPNGNQLVIEPRPAPSRPTVVTAATRPMDNNDPSLQSTWSHRAWVTAGCTTLLISLGESIKGSIGLHMWAEPILAGCAGYILADLGSGVYHWAIDNYGDGTTPLFGAQIEAFQGHHKFPWTITRRQFANNLHALARVVTFTVLPIAILCHDPVVQGFVALFAGCIMFSQQFHAWAHGTKSRLPPLVVALQEAGVLVSRSQHAAHHRPPYDNNYCIVSGVWNEFLDKNRVLEALEMMLYFQLGLRPRSWSEPASEWMEEVEITTQIEAQ, from the coding sequence ATGTCTTCCTTAGCCCAACACAAGCATCTACCAAGCTTGCACCACCAAGTTTGCAAAAGGCAACTACTCCTCCACCCAGTTCGCGTTTattgctcaagttccaattccaccaccaccactgccgccgccaccaccaaccCCAAGCCCAATGGTAACCAATTGGTCATCGAGCCCAGGCCTGCGCCATCCCGACCGACAGTGGTTACCGCCGCTACCCGCCCCATGGACAATAATGACCCAAGTTTGCAATCAACATGGTCTCATAGGGCATGGGTAACAGCTGGGTGCACAACCTTGCTCATTTCTTTGGGAGAGTCAATAAAGGGTTCAATTGGTTTGCACATGTGGGCTGAGCCCATTTTGGCAGGATGCGCCGGTTACATCTTAGCAGATCTTGGGTCAGGGGTGTACCATTGGGCCATTGATAATTATGGAGATGGCACAACCCCATTGTTTGGAGCCCAAATTGAAGCTTTCCAAGGGCACCACAAGTTTCCATGGACTATTACAAGGCGCCAATTTGCAAACAACTTGCACGCACTCGCACGTGTGGTGACATTCACAGTGCTTCCTATAGCCATTCTTTGCCATGACCCAGTTGTTCAAGGTTTTGTTGCGTTGTTTGCCGGTTGCATCATGTTTAGCCAACAATTTCACGCGTGGGCACACGGCACCAAGAGCCGGCTTCCACCACTCGTGGTGGCGCTGCAAGAGGCCGGGGTGCTGGTGTCGCGGTCGCAGCACGCGGCGCACCACCGGCCACCTTATGACAACAATTACTGCATAGTGAGTGGGGTGTGGAATGAGTTCTTGGATAAGAATAGAGTTCTTGAGGCCTTGGAGATGATGTTGTATTTTCAACTTGGGCTTAGACCCAGGTCGTGGAGTGAGCCTGCCTCTGAGTGGATGGAGGAGGTTGAGATCAC